A genome region from Schistocerca nitens isolate TAMUIC-IGC-003100 chromosome 4, iqSchNite1.1, whole genome shotgun sequence includes the following:
- the LOC126251425 gene encoding NHP2-like protein 1, translating into MVEEVNPKAYPLADATLTTKILNLVQQAMNYKQLRKGANEATKTLNRGLSEFIVMAADAEPLEILLHLPLLCEDKNVPYVFVRSKQALGRACGVSRPVVACSVTVNEGSQLKPQIQAIQQEIERLLV; encoded by the exons ATG GTCGAGGAGGTTAATCCAAAGGCGTACCCTTTGGCAGATGCCACACTCACAACGAAGATCCTTAACTTAGTGCAACAAGCCATGAATTATAAACAGTTAAGAAAAGGCGCTAATGAAG ctACAAAAACTCTGAATCGTGGACTGTCAGAATTTATAGTAATGGCTGCAGATGCAGAACCATTAGAAATTCTGCTTCATCTACCTCTTTTATGTGAAGACAAAAATGTTCCTTATGTGTTTGTGCGCTCGAAGCAAG CTCTGGGGAGAGCGTGTGGTGTGTCACGTCCTGTCGTTGCGTGCTCTGTAACTGTTAATGAAGGCTCACAGCTGAAACCACAAATCCAGGCTATCCAACAAGAGATAGAAAGGCTCCTTGTGTGA